From a region of the Lactuca sativa cultivar Salinas chromosome 4, Lsat_Salinas_v11, whole genome shotgun sequence genome:
- the LOC111894447 gene encoding secreted RxLR effector protein 161-like, whose translation MVGDSKVKVPMAFGTKLTPSLDKPATDMSLRANIMFVVCYCARFQANPRELHMLAVKNIFQYLKQTTSLGLWYPSNLGFCVQAYFDVDLGGCGLDRKSTSGGCQRLDEKLVSWQSKKLTCIYLSTVEAEYIATA comes from the exons ATGGTGGGTGATTCtaaagtcaaagttccaatggcgttcggaacAAAACTCACACCTTCTCTTGATAAACCAGCAACTGATATGTCATT GCGTGCCAATATTATGTTTGTCGTGTGTTATTGTGCCAGATTTCAAGCCAACCCTCGAGAACTTCACATGTTGGCAGTCAAGAACATCTTTCAGTATCTGAAGCAAACTACTTCTCTTGgactatggtatccatcaaatttAGGATTCTGTGTGCAAGCATATTTTGATGTTGACCTAGGTGGATGTGGACTTGATCGGAAAAGTACATCAGGGGGATGTCAGCGTCTGGATGAAAAACTTGTTagttggcaatctaagaaactaACATGTATATATTTGTCAACTGTGGAAGCTGAATATATAGCAACTGCATAA